The nucleotide sequence agaaaacCAAGTTCTTGGACAGTATATAGAAAATCTGATGTCAGCGTCTAGTGTTTTCCAAACAACtgacacaaaaagcaaaaggaagtaAGGGCTGACTCACAGATGATGTCATTGTAttgctgctgtcttttttttgttttaattggcaTAGGTTACATGAGATAAAATACCTTAGTTTGTGGCTTTACTGGATACCTGAAGATTATAAACTTTGGtgataaacagaaataagaatatTATCATGAACAGGAGACATAAGTTTGTGTATTGTTAAGAACAAATGTAGTGTAGAGACATACTAaactttcatgtttgttttaaaaacgaGCATATCTTGTTAAAAATTGGATAGTTTGTCAGGTTAAACATCTGTTGGCGCTCTTTG is from Phalacrocorax carbo chromosome 4, bPhaCar2.1, whole genome shotgun sequence and encodes:
- the SCOC gene encoding short coiled-coil protein isoform X4, whose protein sequence is MMNADMDDLSARVDAVKEENLKLKSENQVLGQYIENLMSASSVFQTTDTKSKRK